In Myxococcus stipitatus, the genomic window CCCCCCTCCCTGTTTCACGCCTGGCGTTTCACGCGCACCACGGTGTCCAGCAGGTGCTCCACCGCGGCCCGGGGTTCGCCCTGGCACAGGCCCGAGTGCACCGGGCCCGTCTGGAGGATGGTGCTGCGCGGCGCCACCAGCCAGTGCCAGCGCTCCTTCTGGGGGAGCTGACCGATGGGGCCCGCGCCCTTGCCGCCCTCGCTGACGCGGCGGAAGCTCTCCAGGTGCCCTCGCACCAGCGCCAGGTCCACGTCCGGCGCGAGCGCCTGGAGCCGCGCCTCGTCCAGCTCCACGCGGGCGTCCAGGAAGCGCTGCGTGGCGCAGAACAGGACGACGCCCACGTTGATGAACTCCTCGCGCTCCACGCGGGGCACCACGCGGATGATGGCGTAGTCAAACGAGCTGGGCGCGGGCACGGGCCGCCTCCTCGAGGAACGCGGGCAGGGCCTCCACGCGCTTGAGCAGCCACGTGGTGTACGCGGCGCGGTGGGCCTCCACGGTGGGGAAGGGGGACTCGGCCGCCGTCAGCCAGCTGTCCGGAATCGCGGCCACCGTGCGCTCCACCACCTCGCGGGTGATGTGCTCGCGCAGGAGCGCCTCCGTGTCCTTCAGCGCCCCCGCCCACGGCAGCAGCACGTGGTCCTTGATGGGCGCGAAGCGCCCCTGGCTGCGCTCCTCCCAGTCCACCCACGCGTGGTGGAAGTAGAGCGAGGCTCCGTGGTCGATGAGCCACAGCTTCCGGTGCCAGCACAGCAGATTGGGGTTCTTCGGCGTGCGGTCCACGTTGGTGATGAAGGCGTCGAACGCGACGATGGCGGACGCCTCCGGCACGCTCGGGGTGGGCTCCGCCAGCGGATCGAACGTCACCGACCCGGGCAGGTAGTCCAGCGCCAGGTTCAGCCCCGCGCTCGCCTTGAGCAGGTCTCGAATCTCCCCGTCCGGCTCGTTGCGGCCCAGCACCGGGTCCAGCTCCAGCAGCACCACCTCCGGCACCCTCAACCCCACCGCCCGGGCCAGCTCCCCCGCGATGAGCTCCGCGATGAGCGCCTTGGCCCCCTGGCCCGCGCCCCTGAACTTCACGACATACAGCCCCGCGTCATCCGCCTCGACGATGGCGGGCAACGAGCCCCCCTCGCGCAGGGGCGTCACATAACGCGTGGCGACAATGGTCCTTGGCATCCGCCGCTCCCAGCCTCCGTCCGGGCCTCTCCCCGGTGGAGCGGGAGGACGCCCGGGGGACCCGTTTCCTTCCGGAGGGCCCCAGGGGCCCGCCCTCTACCACGCCATGCCCGGGGCGGGTTGCACCCGGAGTGGAAAACGCGGCGCGCGAGGAAACATCCCCTGACGAGGTGCGACAATGGGGGACAGGCTGCTGATCCCCACGGAGCCCACACCATGACCGTCACCCGCAAGCCGTTGTCGCTCCCGTCCACCCCCCGTACCAGCGAGACCTCGCGCTCGGAGAAGCCCTCGGCGAGCACCGGCCGCGTGGTGGGCCGGCCCGGGAACACGAACGGCGACGGCTTCGAGTCCTCCAAGGCGGCCCGTCCGTCGAACTTCATCGACCGTCCCACGGGCCACCGTCCGGACCCGAACGCGCCGGTGCTGCCGGCCACGGCGTTCGCCTTCGGCTCGAAGAAGGTCTCCGTGGGCCCGCGCGACGCGTCCACGCCCGTCACGCTGTCCGCCTCCGCCACGCCCAACGCGGCGGTGAAGGACCTGCAGACGGTGACGTCCACCGTGTCCTTCGACCAGGACGTGGCGCTGGACTCGCTGAAGCTGAACCTGGACCTGCCCCACACGTACAAGGGCGACCTGAAGGTCACGCTGACCAGCCCCTCCGGCAAGAGCGCGGTGGTCCACGACCGCACGGGCGGCGCCGCGGACGACGTGAAGGGCACCTTCGACCTGAGCACGACGTTCCAGGGCGAGAAGTCCAAGGGCACCTGGACGCTGACCGTCGAGGACAAGGCGCGCGCGGACACGGGCACGCTGAAGAGCTGGGGCCTGGAGGCCACGGGCAAGGCGCCCGGCACGGACCCGGTGGACCCCAAGCCCCCGCGCCCCACGGGTGACCCGGTCATCGCGGTGTTCGACGGCGGCGTGGACTACAAGCACTCCGACCTCGACAGCGCCATGTGGGTCAACGAGGGGGAGATCGCCGGCGACGGCAAGGACAACGACGGCAACGGCATCGCGGACGACATCCACGGCTTCAACGTCGGCTTCAACAGCGGCGACGTGATGAAGGGCGACGGCACGGACCACGGCACGCACGTGGCCGGCATCATCGCCGCCGAGGACAACGGCCAGGGCAACACCGGCATCGCCGCGGGCAAGGCGAAGATCATGAGCATCGGCGGCCTGTACGACGGCGCGGACCTGCTCACCAACTTCGAGCGCGGCGTGGACTACATCGTCCACATGAAGCAGGAGCGCGGCGTCAACGTGCGCGCCATGAACGCCAGCTTCGGCGACGAGTACCGCGATGCGGCCTCGCAGGCGCGCTGGAAGGCCGCGGTGCAGAAGCTGGCGGACGCGGACATCCTGCTCGTGGCGGCCACCGCCAACGGCTACGGCAGCAACATGAACAACGTGGCGGACATGCCCGCCAACCTGGACCTGCCCAACGTCATCACCGTGGCGTCCATGGACAAGAACAACGACAAGCTGGCGCGCTTCTCCTCCCACGGCGACAAGGTGGTGGAGCTGGCCGCGGTGGGCGAGGACGTGCTGAGCACCGTCCCCGGCGGCAAGTGGGAGAAGATGAGCGGCACCTCCATGGCCACCCCCACGGTGGCGGGCGCCGCGGCCCTCATGTTCGCCGCCAACCCCGACCTGACCGCCGCCCAGGTGCGTGACCTGCTGGTGAAGACGGTCGAGGTCGACCCGGACCTCAAGGGCAAGGTGAGCACCAGCGGCAAGCTGGACATCAAGGCCGCCGTGAAGGCCGCCGAGGAGTTCGTCGCCACGCCCGCGACGGTCGCCACCCGCTGACGATTGCCGGACTCCCTCGGAAGAGGGAGTCCTCCGATGAAGCCTCCGGGCCCCCGGGCCGCCGCGTATCCTCCGCGGCGCCTCGGGGGCTTCTTCTTGGGTCGATTCAGTTGCGCACAATTAAATCGCGCCCTAATCATGGGCCATGACGGTTGGACGACGAGGTCCACCGTCCCCGCGGTCCGAACCCGAAACGCAGGTTTCCCTGAGGAGAGCGCCATGGCCCCCGTCACCATTTCCCCCCTGTACACCGCTCACGCCACCGCCCACGGCGGGCGCAACGGCAAGGTCCAGTCGTCCGACCAGGTCATCGACCTGCCGCTGGTGATGCCCAAGGAGCTGGGCGGCGCGGGCGGCGCGGCGACGAACCCGGAGCAGCTGTTCGCGGCGGGCTACTCGGCCTGCTTCGAGAGCGCGCTGCGGTTGGTGGCGGGCAAGCAGGGCGTGAAGCTGGGCGCCGACGCGGGCATCGCCGCGTCCGTCACGATTGGCAAGACGCCGGACGGCGGCTTCGGGCTGGCGGTGGAGCTGAAGGGCATCCTGCCGGGCCTCCCCCGTGAGCAGGCGGAGAAGCTGATGCACGCGGCCCACGAGGTGTGCCCGTACTCGCGCGCCACGCGCGGCAACATCGACGTGAAGCTCTCCGTCGCGGAGTAGCGCCACACCCTCCCGCCGTGTCCGAGCGGACACGCCGTGTCGGCGGCGACACGCGGGGTTCCCCGTAGCGTGAGGCCGGGCCCGTTCGCGAGCGCGTGCCGGCCACACGCGCCTGCGTCTCGGCCCTACGCGGGGCCGCGTCTCGCCAGCTGCTCCCCACCTTGGGT contains:
- a CDS encoding DUF3037 domain-containing protein, giving the protein MPAPSSFDYAIIRVVPRVEREEFINVGVVLFCATQRFLDARVELDEARLQALAPDVDLALVRGHLESFRRVSEGGKGAGPIGQLPQKERWHWLVAPRSTILQTGPVHSGLCQGEPRAAVEHLLDTVVRVKRQA
- a CDS encoding HipA family kinase: MPRTIVATRYVTPLREGGSLPAIVEADDAGLYVVKFRGAGQGAKALIAELIAGELARAVGLRVPEVVLLELDPVLGRNEPDGEIRDLLKASAGLNLALDYLPGSVTFDPLAEPTPSVPEASAIVAFDAFITNVDRTPKNPNLLCWHRKLWLIDHGASLYFHHAWVDWEERSQGRFAPIKDHVLLPWAGALKDTEALLREHITREVVERTVAAIPDSWLTAAESPFPTVEAHRAAYTTWLLKRVEALPAFLEEAARARAQLV
- a CDS encoding S8 family serine peptidase → MTVTRKPLSLPSTPRTSETSRSEKPSASTGRVVGRPGNTNGDGFESSKAARPSNFIDRPTGHRPDPNAPVLPATAFAFGSKKVSVGPRDASTPVTLSASATPNAAVKDLQTVTSTVSFDQDVALDSLKLNLDLPHTYKGDLKVTLTSPSGKSAVVHDRTGGAADDVKGTFDLSTTFQGEKSKGTWTLTVEDKARADTGTLKSWGLEATGKAPGTDPVDPKPPRPTGDPVIAVFDGGVDYKHSDLDSAMWVNEGEIAGDGKDNDGNGIADDIHGFNVGFNSGDVMKGDGTDHGTHVAGIIAAEDNGQGNTGIAAGKAKIMSIGGLYDGADLLTNFERGVDYIVHMKQERGVNVRAMNASFGDEYRDAASQARWKAAVQKLADADILLVAATANGYGSNMNNVADMPANLDLPNVITVASMDKNNDKLARFSSHGDKVVELAAVGEDVLSTVPGGKWEKMSGTSMATPTVAGAAALMFAANPDLTAAQVRDLLVKTVEVDPDLKGKVSTSGKLDIKAAVKAAEEFVATPATVATR
- a CDS encoding organic hydroperoxide resistance protein — its product is MAPVTISPLYTAHATAHGGRNGKVQSSDQVIDLPLVMPKELGGAGGAATNPEQLFAAGYSACFESALRLVAGKQGVKLGADAGIAASVTIGKTPDGGFGLAVELKGILPGLPREQAEKLMHAAHEVCPYSRATRGNIDVKLSVAE